Proteins encoded together in one Lathyrus oleraceus cultivar Zhongwan6 chromosome 5, CAAS_Psat_ZW6_1.0, whole genome shotgun sequence window:
- the LOC127078965 gene encoding uncharacterized protein LOC127078965, giving the protein MEKSTASQLANFFDIRCDILELRGDNYKVWKERILLHLEWMDIDYAIRKDEPPTITDESTPAAIALYERWERSNRLSVMFIKTKVTGGIRGSVDQHENVCDLLKAIDDQFVTSEKALASTLIMKLSSYRLTSVKGVREHIIKMCDISAQLKKLEVDMSDSFPVHYILNSLPSEYGSFKIFYNTHKDKWSINELMTMCVQEEERLVMEQSESALLTSTRGKNKAFKSHKPIIKENSKYHRKVISRKKQSITSVKREDT; this is encoded by the exons ATGGAAAAG TCCACAG CTTCTCAACTTGCTAATTTTTTTGATATCCGATGTGATATTCTCGAACTCAGAGGAGATAACTATAAGGTGTGGAAGGAAAGAATTCTCCTCCATCTAGAATGGATGGACATAGATTATGCTATTAGGAAAGACGAACCACCTACAATTACAGATGAAAGTACTCCAGCTGCAATCGCGCTATATGAGCGGTGGGAGAGATCCAACCGGCTCAGTGTGATGTTCATTAAGACTAAGGTCACAGGTGGAATACGTGGTTCTGTCGATCAACATGAGAATGTCTGTGATTTGCTGAAAGCCATTGACGATCAGTTCGTCACTTCTGAAAAGGCTTTGGCAAGCACATTAATTATGAAATTGTCCTCCTACCGACTCACTAGTGTGAAAGGTGTGCGTGAGCACATAATAAAAATGTGTGACATTTCAGCTCAACTTAAGAAACTTGAGGTTGATATGTCTGACTCCTTCCCGGTGCACTATATTCTGAACTCTCTTCCGTCTGAATATGGGTCTTTCAAGATCTTCTACAATACACATAAAGACAAATGGTCAATCAATGAATTAATGACCATGTGTGTTCAGGAAGAAGAAAGGCTTGTAATGGAACAGAGTGAGAGTGCATTGCTGACAAGCACTCGCGGGAAGAACAAAGCTTTCAAAAGTCACAAGCCAATCATAAAGGAAAATTCAAAATACCACCGCAAGGTGATATCAAGAAAGAAGCAAAGTATTACTTCTGTAAAAAGGGAGGACACATGA